From Etheostoma cragini isolate CJK2018 chromosome 3, CSU_Ecrag_1.0, whole genome shotgun sequence:
CTAGAACGCTGTTTGATTTATCATTTTGTCACACTGGAAACATGATAACATCTTTATGTGTCAGGGTTTGGTGCTATCTTGCAGAGATTAAATGATGGCAGACAGTATTATGAGCAAGGCTGCTACCATGGAGATCCCCATTAACAGCAATGGAGACACAGGAACTCTGCCAGAGGATGACAGCCTGGAGCAGGTCAGTTAGTCACATTTTGTCTCCTCATCTCACGGACTGTGTCATTTTTCTAAAtctgtttttggcattttgtgCTCAGTTTGTGGTTCTCTATTCCTTTTCACATTATAGCACAGTCTAGGACTGGGGTGGTTAGGCCAGCTGTTATCTAACCATACACAGGCCTGCAGCTATGTAACGTACTGTAGCTATACCAATATCACCATCAATACCTGCAACTGGGAATGGTGCGTTGAGAGCATGGAGAGTGAGTACACTTGATATTAATTGGGAAAGGATGCTTACGTCATATGAGCTTGCATGACAAGCAGTCAATAACATGCATAACTGTAGTGTAGATTTGTCGGTGTGTTACATGTGCAGGTTGACTTGGATCACTTAGTTTCAGTTGAGAAAATATGAccaaaaaaactgcattgcaTTCAAACACAACgtggttttatattttaattttggaatGTGGCAACTTGTACACCTATTTATAATATCAGTAATTTTGAGTGTGAGATGCTTTACGTTGGTCATGTATGTAAAGTGTCTGGGCCCTCAAATGCGATGATCGTTAATGCCTTCTTCTAAACCATATTTATTATCAATATCTTGTTGTGAATCCATCAGGATTTGCAGCAGGTGATGGTGTCTGGACCCAACCTGAATGAAACCAACATTGTCTCAGGAGGTTATGGAGGACCTGCAGGGGGCATCATTCCCACCAGCACCATCAAAGGTACTGTTAGAAAACCTGATTGCCATTCTTTACaggttttgcttttgttgtttattcTCATAGACACAgtttgtgccccccccccccccctccaaacaGGCGTGCATACTAAACTGTGCTGTGCCAGGGATCTGTCAATGTTGTCGCAGTACTTCGCTGAAAGAGGTTGACACCTAAAAACCCTTTTATGATTCCATAGCAGGAGCTCTTCctcctttttgtattttcatgtgTCACTAAAAAGTAGCTGACCTCTCGGCTCCTGGTTCACGTTACAAACATCCGTATCCCATAGGGCCGGCAGTTCGCTTCAACCCTCAGTATCTGGACAGAAGACGAGCCCCTGCACCCGGACCAGGTGGCTGTGTATTCTGAACACCCTTTTTCGGTTTCTACCTTAATCTTCACATGTTGGTCTATGGCttgggctgcacgatatgaggaaaatatctaattgtgattatttttgactgatattaCAATTGCGAtgtgattcacgatattggagttaatgattgtttttgtatcgttattctcattttaaatgaaaattattaacattgaaagaaattagacttagacttctctttattgatccttttgggaggACTCCCccgaggaaattgaaaattccagcagcagttttagcaagaaaaaaaaattagtaaCTAATAACAATTAGTTATTGATAAGTTATTATCAAGGTGTCAgttataaaatgattatagtgtaaTTTTCGCAAGGCTCTGTACCtaacagagatttttttttctttagtctgtaggaaaggatttgtaggccgggacatctctgcagcaccaaaatatttcattcataatggtttgatacatattttattgCACCCacctgcgatttggatattgcactagtccacaTTGCGATATCAATacaattgcgattaattgtgcagcccaaTCTATGGCCCGTATAAGCGATTTTGATATTGCTTGACCGAGGGAGTTGTATGCAACCTTGCTTGTACCTCTTCAACTCGCAGCTTCagcaacaagaaatgttttggcattttaaaaattaaattaaaaattaggGGTGCACTAACCAAATACTATACGGCTGTCACTTTAAATGTTGAATTGTCTTCTAATAAGAATGTCCTCTTTTGTACTGTAAAATGCACTCTGGATGactgttttgctgttttggGGGGTTTTCCGTGCATCCcatttattccatttttttaatttcataaatCCCTTTCTTCTGCATGAGAAGCCTGCATGGTGGATTATTTATTATAAGCCATTTAACTCCAATTTATAAAGCATCCTCCACCACAGAGCCTagggtttttcttttactttacatAGTCTGATGTTCATCTGCATATCTCACTGCCACACGTTTTTTGACACATATTTCACCCTATGCTCTTTTCTCATCCTCACTCTTTATCATCATCATGCTCATTTCAGACATTCGCATGAAATCCAGGGGCGTCGGCTTGCCTAACAGCCAAGCTGTAGCCAGTCGACTTGCCCAACACCCAGACCAGCATCCAGGTATCACCAGGCTCATCACCATGTCCACACCATCCTCACTCATTGTCATGGCCCATGGAATATCCAAAACCTCTGCCATGTAAACTTTGACAGGATATCATTCATTAGACTgtatattgttctttttttccccttttttagGGTCGCCGAACAATAACACTGGTAATTCCACTGAGGAAGTTTCTCGTGGCGTGGCAGTGGAGAAATTAGACAGTGTGAAGAAATGGGGCATAAATACATATAAGGTATTGTGCTCTGTGTGTAAATACTTGCATGTCAGTGTCAATATCATATTTTTTCCAACTGTTGTTTCTGTCACAAGTGCTTTCTCACAGAACGTGAATATTACACAGcgataaagtgacattttatttccaaacaagattccaaacatttccaaacaagacgatttttttttcactcaatcatgttttgttgtttaccTGCGAAGATCACAATACAACACAGAGACTGCTGTCCGAACCACAAGCTGCCACTGTACAGACGGCAAACTTTATTACTTCTTTCAACCTTGACAAAAGCAGCATTTATTTGTGCTCAAACTGCAGACCCTAGCTACTCCACATTTACTTGATATCttcgcagcagcagcagattagttctcatttgtttgttgtttgtgcttCTCGGCCCGGTGTGTGACAGCCTTTCCCCGCATAAACTTGTGTATTGTGTATAGCATTCaagagacatttaaaatgcatgtggACATTTTGGGTATGCTTTTGTTCAAGCATAAACACTATTTTATTGTTACTATatcaggtttgtgtgtgtgtgtgtgtgtgtgtgtgtgtgtgtgtgtgtgtgtgtgtgtgtgtgtgtgtgtgtgtgtgtgtgtgtgtgtgtgtgtgtgtgtgtgtgtgtgtgtgtgtgtgtgtgtgtgtgtgtgtgtgtgtgtgtgtgtgtgtgtgtgtgtgtgtgtgtgtgtgtgtgtgtgtgtgtgtgtgtgtgtgtcagatgcAGAGAGTGAGATCTCTTCCTGCAACCAatatgatctctctctctctctctctctctctctctctctctcaaatgaCCTGTGAGTGTCCAAAGTCTGCCGTCACGGCTAGATTattctaaagcctgaaaacagagccaagTGGAGGTGCAGAcgtctagttttctctcagaccaatTGAATAACAACATGCTGAAAGGTTGTTTTGGAATCTTTGCccagtgacacaaaaaaaagtgtattgcCTGTGTTATCAGATTATTACTGACACATGTATATGacatcattgttgttttttcaactttgaccaCTTCGACATGCATTTTTCAGTCAATCAGACTACACGTTCTTGTACTACCAGAACAAGTTGATCATATTCTCTTGTCACTGGCTCTGTTGTATTCTCTGTCCATTTCCACCGTGCAGTGTACAAAGCAGATGTTCTCCGAGAGGTTTGGCCGAGGTTCACGGACAGTAGACCTGGAACTGGAAGCCCAGATTGACGTGTTGAGAGAGACCAAGAACAAGTATGAACACATCCTAAGACTGGCCACTGCACTCACCAGTCATTTTCAAAGCATGGTGCAGACACAACAGGCTTTAGGAGACACCTTCACTGACCTCAGCCAGAAGTCCCCAGAGTTGCAGGTACTGTACGGTATTGCAAAAGCTTCCTGTGTGATGTCACATGGAATCTACGTCAGCAGGTAAAATGTATGTGTTTCTCTGCAGGACGAGTTTGGGTATAACGCAGAAACACAAAAGCTGTTGTGTAAGAATGGCGAGGCTCTGCTTGGTGCCATCAGTTTCTTTGTGTCCAGTATCGACACCCTGGTCAACAAAACAATGGAGGATACTCTGTTGACCATTAAGCTATATGAAAACGCAAGGTAACTCACCCTGACATGCTGTGTGACGTTGTGGAATATGATCTGATTTCCTGAATGGTGAACACCTAGGGAATGAGAGTCTGTGACAGcctgaatgtgttttttgcgTGCAGACTTGAGTTTGACGCCTATCGGTCTGATCTGGAAGAGTTGAGTTTGGGCCCTCGGGATGCAGCTACCATGGTCCGCATTGAGATGGCTCAGCATGATTACCAGATCCACAGAGACAAATATGAAAGGCTGCGTAGCGACGTCACCATCAAGCTCAAATTCCTGGAGGAAAACAAGGTTTGTAGTttagttttctattttctttcaaaatgtctgcATAAGTAACTTAAAGGGCAACTATAACACAGCATTTTCAGGATTGTACTTgcgttttgtgtttgtactagaaaatgtttacaagctttaatgtcaaaaaacactttatcttTCTCATACTGCCTGTGGCCGCTGCAGCAGTATTCACCCTCTGTagagcgcctgtctctttaagcccttATCCTGAAAAAGCCTAGTCCGCGCTTCCTGAAAACTCCGGAGTAGTGTTGTGTAATACCGCGAAACTTGGTATCAATCCAACACCAAGTAAATATGTGCTCACGTGCGTAATgcagaagacaaaataagagtgttCTTGCAAAACAGAACGtggcaaaataatcgttttttcCTCGATTACACTATTTTGGTGATCGTTGGGAGCTGAAATTgatattgaaattgaattaattgCACTTTCCATGCCTAGCAGGAATTTGTACTGTGaaaaatcaccaataaaggtttctaaaccaaatattacacaaccaGTCCTGGTGACCTTTCCCAGCAGGAATGTGACGAGAATTTGGGGAGAAATGACCAGCACTGGCCAAGATTACAGCTGTGTCGTGATAGCATGCAGCTGCTTAATAGTTCAATAGATTGTAGAACAAAGAAGCACTTTCCATTGTCAAAAATCACAGATAAAGGCTTCTGTGACCCAGAATTGGagagaatttaacaacattttcaGCCCAGATGACATGGTTTACTGCCGTTAGGCATGTAGCTACTTTAGTTAGAAGTGGACACTGAATAGAATATAGCagtaattttagtcaaaataaaggcttttaaaccaaatactactAACAGAACATGTTTCAGGAGTAATGTGACCCGGAATAAGAAAGAATTTAACAACACTGACAGctgaaaatgttgtaaatgttgtaaacgtgtaaaaaaacactccagtccCGCCTActtggagcagatgaccaatcatagcAGGCAGGCTTAGAGTTGCGCAACACTCAGCCAAGAGTAGAAAAAACGGTCAGAATAGAAAACGTTTTAGCTCACAGGGATTTGTCTTAAGTACATTTACCTCAGAGGCAGaggtggcctaaaggttagagaagtGGAAGAGGGGATAAAATTTGGGTGGGGAAAGAAAGAACAGCAGCACTTATCCCTCCCTCGTtaaccaccactgaggtgcccctgagcaaggcccttaactctaaccgctccagtggagctgctcagcggccagcagatcagacagcgatTGCACCGGGCAGCTTGATCAGCgcgttcctgcaaaagagaggctgcTTCTCAGTGAACCTCcccatgaataaataaagattttaaaaaaaaattgatataacagaaaacatggaaaagcaTAGGTGCCCTTTAATAACTACTGAAATCTTGTTTTAGCTGATCTCCACTGGACCCCATGGCATCATTGTTGGGAGTTcgtacacatacacagcaaCAGTGCACACACCTCTGACCACACCCAACCACAGGCACCAGGGATGCTGGGTGTGGTCGGAGGTGAAACCGACTTGAAGCTAGAACCAGCGAGAACCAGTCAAACACTGCTCTTCAAGAAGGTGTTTAGTAACTCCTGTAATAAAAGACCGACTCAAATTACctggaaaaaaatctgtaaattaGTAGATTATATTTAGAACAGATAGGTATTGTTGTGATGCATTCTAATTTGTCATTGCTTTCTTGTCTTGGTTCATTTACAAGTGCAGTGACTAGAGATGGGTTCATATTAGGTGAGAATGCTATCCGACCCAAATATAGGAAGTGGACAAAAATACAGTGCATTTACTAGCCTGCAATTCCTACCTTGTGCACTATTTACGGACTTTTATAAGGTTGAAGGGATGGTAACCTTCAAATCCATAAGTTATTATGACCATACCTCACTCACTGTCTGGGTCACATCACATCATAATCTCCCTCTGATTACGGTCGCCCTCTCCTTCATTCTCTGTCTGACAGCTTCTTcttaaatataagaaatatatataattattatattataatgtataatgtatttttttttaaatccgtGTCACATTGACAAAGGTCTGATCCTAAAATCACCCCTGATCCTAGAATCAaactaaaggtctgatcctagaatcacccctgATCCTAGAATCAaactaaaggtctgatcctagaatcacccctgATCCTAGATTCAaactaaaggtctgatcctagaatcacccctgGAAAGCACCCAAAATACCCTTATATTTACATGTCTTTAGATGGGCTGATGGAACTTTCTAGTTCCTTCAAAATAGTTTTGGGGACTTAAAAAAACCCACAACCCTTGTGTCGAAACATGGCTTGAATGGATGTCCATGGGCTCATAAAAAGATGACTTGAAACCATGTTAGTAATGGTAAAATGatccacttcttcttttttttcttttttttttctttttcttcttctaggtGAAGGTTATGCACAAGCAGCTGCTTCTCTTCCACAATGCTATCTCAGCTTACTTTGCTGGCAACCAGGAGCAGTTGGAACAAACTCTAATACAGTTCAATGTTAAGTTAAAGCCCCCGGGATCAGACAAGCCATCCTGGCTGGAGGAGCAGTAAAGAACAGCTGTTTGAGATGTACAGGGACACGCTGGTCTCTGAAGAACTCGGCATTGTGCTTAgatgaaaaagaatgaaatgtataaaaagagTATATTGTAGGAACAATTGCGACCAGTGATAAAGAAAACCATGAGATAATGTTTTTCAGTTTAACGTATTGCATAGACGGTACAACAGTTTCAATTGTATTCTTATTTTCTTGTTAACTGACAAAATTACCTTTTGTTACTTTCTTATTCTTTAGGTAGCACAATCATTTACATGAATATCAActattatttatatacagtatagtctACTAATGTGGAGATACCCCTCTGCAGTTTTGCACATGCATTATTTAGTTGTTTATGAATGTTGTCTAAAgcgatatatactgtatatcacattGGAGGAATTCCATAAATCCGATTAGCAAATTAGAGGGATGgtatcaaaaaaatgtcatgaaatatcctctgaaattgtatttattatttctctTGGGTAtacacaactgaaaaaaatttAGATTTACAGAATTAATTCAAATACATCAGGATATAGCATACTTTTCTAAGTGATCCCACTTTATTCTAATATGGCCTTGTGGTATTCTTGCCTGAATGGTCAGTTTACATTGCAGTCATTTTCTTTAACCTAGTATACAATCCATAATTAGTTTTGCTctcctacattttaaataccTTCAGTTATGTTCTTGTGAATCCAGCAcagtatttagtatttttcttgtttacacatgcaaacaagcctgaaaacatattttacactCCATATGTTGTATGCTTTGAGGATAAATGCAACCATGTCAACTATCATAAATGAATCAAAATGCAACACACAGCCAGTAATTGGTTGACTATGTTTTAATATGAGGCGCCAGTGCGCAAATAAAAACACGCTGTTGGGACTCTTTAGAGTCTCAATTTTTAAAACGGCCATTGAAACACCGGATACATATGATGCCACATGCACTCTAggttaaaatacacatttcagcGTCAGAATGTATGAGTACATTTTTTCttattctgttatttatttactgtcTTTCTATTTATCTGCTTGTGacataatactgtatgttgcGTTCATTCCTTTTAATTTCAGTAGTCAGGcgattgtctttgtcttgttcTGTATTTCCAATAAAATGTGCTGGATGTTTTGGTTCACTTAACTGTGCTGGCGACAGTTCCGCCGATTTATATGGGAAGCTCAGAAAACAACtgacaatataacaatatatgtTATAAGTATAGCACCGTTAATTATGTACATGATACAATCTGATTTCTCAAGTCTAACAAACTTGCTTAAACAACAAGCAAGTTTGTGCTTGTTGACCAAAACGGCTCACCACAGTGGGTAAGGTGAAGCTAATGTTTTTTCTAAAACTACATTGAAAATAatgaacacatgtacacagtaGCCTACTGATAATAGTATGAGCATGTCAAAATGATCTGAACCCCCAAATGGTTAATTTAGGCTTAATAAATTGGCCTTTGTAATACTTGGCACTTATCGGCTATTTGTCAAAGATCTCaaataaatgacttaaaaatgaagaaagacatTGCTTCCCTCTTCCTTTTGGTGTAGGCTACTGCAAATGAGTCCAGTAGAGTATTTGATAGTGAGGACCAAAATAGTTGCATAAAAGTGCATTTTGGTCACAGCTATCATAAGGACTTATCATTTCTGGGGCAGAGTTGAAGTGCTTGCTTGTTGTTACTTGACTACACTGCACAGTTAAAGGCCAGTCTGACCATCAGACCAAAACACGTGACATTGGATGAGCTGGTCAAATGGCTTATGTTTAACCAAAGTAGGCCTGTTTTTGAACTATTTGCCCATACTATTCACTTGCCATGTATGCCTAGTCTATTTATTGGCTGCTGAAAAAACAATAAGACAGGTCAGCACAAAAGTGCTCTAAAACTGACTACGGATTATAACGGTAGGTCTACAAGTGATAACTTGTTACTGGTTAACTCATTTTCAACATCAAACGCCTTCTGTTGTTTTCCCGTTGACCATGCAACTGTGTTTTTGGTTCAacattttaactacatttttttcaatgcttttctaccgatgtttttgtcagctttttcaacttgtttatcactttttttgcctATGGTTTTCCCTCACGTTTTCGAAGCTTTTCTcgacattttgtcacttttcttcaACGTTCTTTAACGtaaaaatgctatgaaattgaatacaACTTGTAAAGAGTTGAGCCAgtcatttcttttgaaaattttggtagaaagaaaatgggtcaaatgtgacccgcGGACAACAGAAGGTTAATAAAATCGATTTTCCTTGTCACGCTGGAAGAGTCTAAATAGTGGACTGCGCACTTCATGACAACCGGGGGGAAAAACAGTGCGGCCACAAACATCCAGCCAA
This genomic window contains:
- the LOC117941623 gene encoding arfaptin-2-like isoform X3, with the protein product MMADSIMSKAATMEIPINSNGDTGTLPEDDSLEQDLQQVMVSGPNLNETNIVSGGYGGPAGGIIPTSTIKGSPNNNTGNSTEEVSRGVAVEKLDSVKKWGINTYKCTKQMFSERFGRGSRTVDLELEAQIDVLRETKNKYEHILRLATALTSHFQSMVQTQQALGDTFTDLSQKSPELQDEFGYNAETQKLLCKNGEALLGAISFFVSSIDTLVNKTMEDTLLTIKLYENARLEFDAYRSDLEELSLGPRDAATMVRIEMAQHDYQIHRDKYERLRSDVTIKLKFLEENKVKVMHKQLLLFHNAISAYFAGNQEQLEQTLIQFNVKLKPPGSDKPSWLEEQ
- the LOC117941623 gene encoding arfaptin-2-like isoform X1, with the protein product MMADSIMSKAATMEIPINSNGDTGTLPEDDSLEQDLQQVMVSGPNLNETNIVSGGYGGPAGGIIPTSTIKGPAVRFNPQYLDRRRAPAPGPDIRMKSRGVGLPNSQAVASRLAQHPDQHPGSPNNNTGNSTEEVSRGVAVEKLDSVKKWGINTYKCTKQMFSERFGRGSRTVDLELEAQIDVLRETKNKYEHILRLATALTSHFQSMVQTQQALGDTFTDLSQKSPELQDEFGYNAETQKLLCKNGEALLGAISFFVSSIDTLVNKTMEDTLLTIKLYENARLEFDAYRSDLEELSLGPRDAATMVRIEMAQHDYQIHRDKYERLRSDVTIKLKFLEENKVKVMHKQLLLFHNAISAYFAGNQEQLEQTLIQFNVKLKPPGSDKPSWLEEQ
- the LOC117941623 gene encoding arfaptin-2-like isoform X2; the encoded protein is MMADSIMSKAATMEIPINSNGDTGTLPEDDSLEQDLQQVMVSGPNLNETNIVSGGYGGPAGGIIPTSTIKDIRMKSRGVGLPNSQAVASRLAQHPDQHPGSPNNNTGNSTEEVSRGVAVEKLDSVKKWGINTYKCTKQMFSERFGRGSRTVDLELEAQIDVLRETKNKYEHILRLATALTSHFQSMVQTQQALGDTFTDLSQKSPELQDEFGYNAETQKLLCKNGEALLGAISFFVSSIDTLVNKTMEDTLLTIKLYENARLEFDAYRSDLEELSLGPRDAATMVRIEMAQHDYQIHRDKYERLRSDVTIKLKFLEENKVKVMHKQLLLFHNAISAYFAGNQEQLEQTLIQFNVKLKPPGSDKPSWLEEQ